The genomic window CGGTGATTCCTAGCGAGGGGAACTCGGGAGTTATCAGGAATTTGGGGAACTTCCTTAGAGCTATGGACGTCTTTGGATTTGCTGTGGAAAGACTCGGTGTTGTCGTTGATGTTGACGAGGACAGGGAAAGTGCCCTCGCGTCAATAACCGGAAAGCTCTCCGGATTCCAGCACGAGAAAACAGAACTCGGCTACCGCGTCGGTGAAACGGAGGTGGTCCCGCTCATAATCGGCCTTCCCTTTAAGGACGAGCTCATAGACTGGAGGAAGCCGACCGTTGAGGATTTGATGCTCCACCTCATAGCCCTGGAGGGACTGCTCGAGAAAATAAAGCCCGGTCTCAAAGCCCTCAACGAGAGCCTTGGAAGAAAGCTCAAGCCGAAGGAGGTTATGTATTTAGCTCTTTCAGCCTATGGCCACTGGGGAAACCTTGAAGGGTTTTACGAGCTCTTCGTCATGCGCTCTAGGTTTAGAAACCTTAAGGCCGTTTTGAGAGATGCCGGGCTAATGGAGGGTCTCAGGCATCTCGCCTTTGCTGAGCGCTGATTTTTTAAGCTTTTTCCGGTTATTGTCTCTGGTGGGAAGTATGAAGCTCGTCT from Thermococcus sp. includes these protein-coding regions:
- a CDS encoding DUF3226 domain-containing protein, encoding MRIVTGKKWEAFGNDALLFPEYGKTRDELITFVSSLTGNETLVTASLELIDLVTSRFRKGDGNVLLYSETGKALTLKETYELRKYLDFDVRGGFLGENARTSVIFVEGKTDAKFFKAVFKKLFEFRESRKAPGSLRFIERVFERDNFDLLKRESDGHYLAVIPSEGNSGVIRNLGNFLRAMDVFGFAVERLGVVVDVDEDRESALASITGKLSGFQHEKTELGYRVGETEVVPLIIGLPFKDELIDWRKPTVEDLMLHLIALEGLLEKIKPGLKALNESLGRKLKPKEVMYLALSAYGHWGNLEGFYELFVMRSRFRNLKAVLRDAGLMEGLRHLAFAER